From Peptoanaerobacter stomatis, one genomic window encodes:
- a CDS encoding NAD(P)-binding protein has product MSRLELRSRSNSQLIVEDIYDDLSLRIKSGPIGVCPVDTTRAFIEMSHSQTCGKCVPCRVGLLQLKHLITDVLRGDADISVIDLIEETAKSIYETADCAIGYEAAQMVYKSVKYCRDDYEEHINSGRCTCLNTQPVPCVSLCPAGIDIPGYIALVKEERYADAIRLIRKDNPLPTTCAYICEHPCEERCRRNMIDDSINIRGIKRVASDFAGEVDPPKCNVSTGKKIAVIGGGPAGLSAAYYLQLMGHQTTVYEMLPKLGGMLRYGIPNYRLPKKRLDDDIDAILKTGVEVKFGLKIGVDIDFNELSRKYDATLITIGASTDKKLGLEGEDNENVVSAVKFLREVGLDKAKRLDGKKTVVIGGGNVAMDAVRTAVRLGSEKVSCVYRRRTADMTALPMEIEGALAEGVELITLKAPKKLEIIDGVLKGIWVTPQMISKIKDKRANVIPSGEEDEFIECDNIVVAIGQDIETKHYEDAGIPVAKGKIFSLPTGGFDALPNIFSGGDCASGPSTVIKAIAAGKVLAANIDEYLGYRHEISCDVDIPIPNKDDRPSCARVELGEREACERKDDFEEIELCMPKMAAMQECGRCLRCDHYGFGIFKGGRENLW; this is encoded by the coding sequence ATGAGTAGATTGGAACTTCGTTCCAGAAGTAATTCTCAACTTATAGTCGAAGATATATACGATGATTTAAGCCTAAGAATAAAATCAGGTCCTATTGGAGTCTGTCCGGTAGATACCACAAGAGCATTTATAGAGATGAGTCATTCTCAGACTTGTGGAAAATGTGTCCCGTGTCGTGTAGGACTTTTACAGCTTAAGCATCTCATAACGGATGTACTCAGAGGAGATGCAGATATATCTGTTATAGATCTTATAGAAGAAACAGCAAAATCTATATATGAAACAGCTGACTGTGCCATAGGTTATGAAGCGGCTCAAATGGTATATAAAAGCGTAAAATATTGTAGAGATGATTATGAAGAACATATAAACAGCGGAAGATGTACTTGCTTAAACACACAGCCGGTTCCATGTGTTTCGCTTTGTCCGGCGGGAATAGATATACCTGGATACATAGCTTTAGTAAAAGAAGAACGTTATGCAGATGCCATAAGGCTTATAAGAAAAGACAATCCTCTTCCTACAACTTGTGCTTACATATGTGAACATCCTTGTGAAGAAAGATGTAGAAGAAATATGATAGATGATTCTATCAACATAAGGGGAATAAAAAGAGTTGCGTCTGATTTTGCAGGAGAAGTAGATCCACCAAAATGCAATGTTTCTACAGGAAAAAAGATAGCTGTAATAGGAGGCGGACCGGCAGGATTAAGTGCAGCATACTATTTACAATTAATGGGTCATCAAACAACTGTATATGAGATGTTGCCTAAACTTGGAGGGATGTTGAGATATGGTATACCTAATTACAGACTTCCTAAAAAACGTTTAGATGATGATATAGATGCAATTTTAAAAACAGGTGTAGAAGTTAAATTTGGATTAAAAATAGGTGTTGACATAGATTTTAACGAATTAAGTAGAAAATACGATGCAACTCTAATAACGATAGGAGCTTCAACTGATAAAAAACTTGGTCTTGAAGGTGAAGATAATGAAAATGTAGTTTCAGCAGTAAAATTTTTAAGAGAAGTGGGACTTGATAAAGCAAAAAGACTTGACGGTAAAAAAACAGTAGTAATTGGCGGAGGAAATGTTGCAATGGATGCTGTAAGAACTGCTGTAAGGCTTGGAAGTGAAAAAGTGAGCTGTGTTTATAGAAGAAGAACTGCTGATATGACGGCTTTACCTATGGAGATTGAAGGAGCTTTAGCTGAAGGAGTAGAACTTATAACTTTAAAAGCACCTAAAAAACTTGAAATTATAGATGGTGTACTGAAAGGGATATGGGTAACTCCACAAATGATATCCAAAATAAAAGATAAAAGGGCAAATGTAATACCTTCCGGAGAAGAGGACGAGTTTATAGAATGTGATAATATAGTGGTAGCAATAGGACAAGATATAGAAACTAAGCATTATGAAGATGCAGGAATACCTGTGGCAAAAGGGAAAATATTTTCTTTACCTACAGGAGGTTTTGATGCTCTACCTAATATATTTTCAGGAGGTGACTGTGCATCAGGTCCATCTACCGTTATAAAAGCGATAGCGGCAGGGAAAGTACTTGCAGCGAATATAGATGAATACTTGGGATATAGACACGAAATAAGTTGTGACGTTGATATACCGATACCAAATAAAGATGACAGACCGTCTTGTGCAAGAGTTGAACTTGGAGAGCGTGAGGCATGTGAAAGAAAAGATGATTTTGAAGAGATTGAATTATGTATGCCTAAAATGGCAGCTATGCAAGAATGTGGAAGATGCTTACGCTGTGACCATTATGGATTCGGTATATTCAAAGGAGGTCGTGAAAACTTATGGTAA
- a CDS encoding GDSL-type esterase/lipase family protein, with the protein MKIVCIGDSITYGYNIEPNKTWIEISKQRTGYEILNYGINGDTSSGMLNRFYKDVITQNPQYVHIMGGVNDLICIGKLNIVKSNIMEMIRQAQNENIIPILGISTGIVVDDIPYEWGLFTDYKRIELSLIEYETWLINFANSFKIDTINYRKALENCPYNNVKNLLFSDGLHPNELGTKYMAEAFIDYFRFIK; encoded by the coding sequence ATGAAAATTGTATGTATTGGAGATAGCATCACCTATGGATATAATATTGAGCCAAATAAAACTTGGATAGAGATTTCAAAGCAAAGAACAGGCTATGAAATTTTAAATTATGGAATCAACGGAGATACATCAAGCGGAATGTTGAATCGTTTTTACAAAGATGTCATTACACAAAATCCGCAATATGTACATATCATGGGTGGAGTTAATGATTTGATTTGTATTGGAAAATTGAATATAGTAAAATCTAATATAATGGAGATGATACGTCAAGCACAAAATGAAAATATCATACCTATTTTAGGTATTTCTACCGGTATAGTTGTCGATGACATTCCGTATGAATGGGGATTATTCACTGATTACAAACGAATAGAGCTCTCCTTGATAGAATATGAAACTTGGCTTATCAATTTTGCAAATTCTTTTAAAATAGATACGATCAACTACAGAAAGGCATTGGAAAATTGCCCATACAACAATGTTAAAAACCTATTGTTCTCTGACGGACTCCATCCCAATGAATTAGGCACAAAATATATGGCAGAGGCTTTTATAGACTACTTCAGATTTATAAAATAG
- a CDS encoding DegV family protein has protein sequence MRDIAIVTDSTSDLPDEFIKANDIQIIPLQVNCSNKTYKDKIEITYEEIYVNLDKEIPTTSLPFAEDIIDVFERLKANNIKNVVGLFLSSNLSGTYNLISQIAKDYLEYMNIKLIDTKTISMGIGHAVIQAANAVKLDKSFDEVIDIAVNTVKNTRTFFMLDTLTYLIKGGRIGKVSGVVGNILNIKPIIGVDEIDTGQYYTIKKVRGRNIALKTLNEIVQKLIDKKKECVVAIADAIAKDDRDKVYDIIKSNNNNIKDFIKTSVTPVIAVHTGPGLVGISIYCKEGLDDLRAY, from the coding sequence ATGAGAGATATAGCTATAGTTACTGACTCTACATCAGATTTGCCTGATGAGTTCATTAAGGCTAACGATATACAAATTATACCTTTGCAGGTAAATTGTTCAAATAAAACTTATAAAGACAAGATAGAAATAACCTATGAAGAAATATATGTAAATTTGGATAAAGAAATTCCTACAACATCTCTTCCTTTTGCAGAAGATATTATAGATGTGTTTGAAAGGCTTAAAGCAAACAATATAAAAAATGTAGTGGGTTTGTTTTTGTCATCCAATTTAAGCGGTACTTACAATCTTATAAGTCAAATTGCAAAAGATTATTTGGAATATATGAACATAAAACTGATAGATACAAAAACCATATCAATGGGTATAGGTCATGCAGTAATACAGGCGGCAAATGCTGTAAAACTTGACAAATCTTTTGATGAGGTTATTGATATTGCAGTGAATACTGTCAAAAATACAAGAACTTTTTTTATGCTCGATACATTGACTTATCTTATAAAAGGTGGACGTATAGGCAAAGTAAGTGGTGTAGTAGGTAATATACTCAATATAAAACCCATAATAGGTGTTGATGAAATAGACACAGGTCAATATTATACAATAAAAAAAGTTAGAGGAAGAAATATTGCTCTTAAAACACTTAATGAAATAGTACAAAAATTGATAGATAAAAAGAAAGAATGTGTTGTTGCCATTGCAGATGCCATCGCTAAAGATGATAGAGATAAAGTATATGATATTATAAAATCCAATAACAACAATATTAAAGATTTTATAAAAACATCTGTTACCCCTGTAATAGCAGTGCATACAGGTCCGGGGCTTGTAGGAATATCCATATATTGCAAAGAAGGTCTTGACGATTTGAGAGCATATTGA
- the uvrB gene encoding excinuclease ABC subunit UvrB, with translation MQFEVISSYKPTGDQPQAIKAMSKSIKKGNKFQTLLGVTGSGKTFTMANIIQEVQKPTLVITHNKTLAAQLYSEFKEFFPNNAVEYFVSYYDYYQPEAYVPHSDTYIEKDSSINDEIDKLRHSATAAILERRDTVVVASVSCIYGLGDPTDYLEMMVSLRPEQNKDRDDVIRELVEIQYERNDVNFVRGTFRVRGDILEILPANTDERGLRIEFFGDEIERISEINYLTGEVLGTRDHVSIFPASHYVTNRGKMEKAIKGIEQELKDRIQFFEDNDMLLEAQRISQRTKYDIEMLKEIGNCKGIENYSLHLTGRKVGERPFTLIDFFPEDFLIIIDESHVMLPQLHAMYAGDHSRKKSLIDYGFRLPSAFDNRPLKFEEFESIINQIMFVSATPGKYEMEKSSEFGEQVIRPTGLLDPIIEVRKIEGQIDDLIGEINLRAKKDERVLVTTLTKKMAEKLTSYLEKVGIRVKYLHSDVDTLDRIKIIRDLRIGEFDVLVGINLLREGLDIPEVSLVAILDADKEGFLRSETSLIQTIGRAARNADGKVIMYADIITNSMQVAIEETDRRRHIQEQYNKKHNIKPQTIYKEVRDLIVATKVAETGENYGVKDIIEVEELKQRIILLTEQMLAAAENLEFEKAAKLRDTIKEIEAKIK, from the coding sequence ATGCAGTTTGAAGTAATATCTTCATACAAACCTACAGGTGACCAACCACAAGCCATAAAAGCTATGAGCAAATCAATAAAAAAAGGGAATAAATTTCAAACTTTACTTGGAGTAACAGGTTCAGGTAAGACATTTACAATGGCTAATATAATACAAGAGGTTCAAAAGCCTACACTTGTAATTACACATAATAAAACTCTTGCAGCTCAATTATACAGTGAATTTAAGGAGTTTTTTCCAAATAATGCTGTGGAATATTTCGTATCGTATTATGACTATTATCAACCGGAGGCATATGTACCTCACAGCGACACATATATAGAAAAAGATTCATCTATAAATGACGAAATTGATAAGCTTCGTCACAGTGCTACAGCAGCTATATTGGAAAGACGAGATACAGTTGTAGTCGCATCAGTATCTTGCATATATGGACTTGGAGATCCTACGGATTATCTTGAAATGATGGTATCATTAAGACCGGAGCAGAACAAAGATAGAGATGATGTAATCAGAGAATTGGTAGAGATACAGTATGAAAGAAATGATGTAAATTTTGTCAGAGGAACGTTCAGAGTTAGAGGAGACATTCTTGAAATTTTACCTGCTAATACTGATGAAAGAGGATTGAGAATAGAATTTTTCGGAGATGAAATAGAAAGAATATCAGAGATAAATTATCTTACAGGTGAAGTTTTAGGGACAAGAGATCATGTTTCCATATTTCCGGCATCACATTATGTAACAAATAGAGGTAAGATGGAAAAAGCCATAAAAGGTATAGAGCAAGAATTAAAAGATAGAATACAATTCTTTGAAGATAATGATATGTTGTTGGAGGCGCAAAGAATTTCTCAGCGTACAAAATATGATATAGAAATGTTGAAAGAGATAGGAAATTGTAAAGGAATAGAAAATTATTCGCTTCACTTGACCGGAAGAAAAGTTGGCGAAAGACCGTTTACGCTGATAGATTTCTTTCCTGAGGATTTTTTGATAATAATAGATGAATCCCATGTAATGTTACCACAGCTACACGCTATGTATGCAGGTGACCATTCAAGGAAAAAATCATTAATAGATTACGGTTTTAGACTACCATCTGCATTTGACAACAGACCGCTCAAATTTGAAGAATTTGAAAGTATAATAAATCAAATAATGTTTGTATCTGCAACACCTGGAAAATATGAAATGGAAAAATCATCAGAATTCGGTGAGCAGGTTATACGGCCTACTGGTCTATTGGATCCTATTATAGAGGTCAGAAAAATTGAGGGACAGATAGATGATTTAATAGGCGAAATAAATTTAAGAGCTAAAAAAGATGAAAGAGTTTTGGTGACGACACTCACGAAGAAAATGGCGGAAAAACTTACAAGCTATCTTGAAAAAGTAGGTATAAGAGTAAAATATTTGCACTCTGATGTAGATACACTCGACAGAATAAAAATAATAAGAGATTTGCGAATAGGTGAATTTGATGTACTCGTAGGCATAAATCTTTTGAGAGAAGGACTTGATATTCCGGAGGTTTCGCTTGTTGCGATATTGGATGCAGATAAAGAAGGATTTTTGCGTTCAGAAACTTCACTCATACAGACTATAGGAAGAGCGGCAAGAAATGCTGACGGAAAAGTAATAATGTATGCAGATATAATAACAAATTCAATGCAAGTGGCTATTGAAGAAACAGATAGAAGAAGACATATACAAGAGCAATATAATAAAAAACACAATATAAAACCACAGACTATATATAAAGAAGTAAGAGATTTGATAGTTGCAACAAAAGTAGCAGAAACCGGTGAAAATTACGGTGTAAAAGATATTATAGAAGTAGAAGAATTGAAACAAAGAATTATATTGCTCACAGAGCAGATGCTTGCAGCAGCTGAAAACTTGGAATTTGAAAAAGCCGCAAAGTTAAGAGATACAATAAAAGAAATAGAAGCGAAGATTAAATAG
- the holA gene encoding DNA polymerase III subunit delta, which produces MNEKDLYNSLSGDNLPVYFLCGQERYPIDKAIQIVKDSLNPNFRELNFTLIDSENETDIDNMVSCCESIPFMDTKRVIVVKNSDLFQTTNKSQSKEQMQKIINYLDSPCNTTVVIFAPMQVDKRSELYKFMKKKYDIYQSDKLDKVKFSSWVSDKFKSKNVIIDSHSKEYFIQKSGYLFKDSEITLLDVESEIDKICLNSNNNNNIVSVIDIEKVSSTVNDNDVFKFIDYVFAGDFRNSHSMLYNILDVQKNAILLLSLLGRQLSLLIKIYILTKEKCSNDTISKMLMLHPFVVKKCNLQLKKYSYKELLDLYNLCSDMDYRIKKGQIRENIGIEVIVSRICRNKK; this is translated from the coding sequence ATGAACGAAAAAGATTTATACAATAGTTTATCAGGAGATAATCTTCCTGTATATTTTTTGTGCGGACAAGAGAGATATCCCATAGACAAAGCTATACAAATTGTAAAAGATTCGCTCAATCCTAATTTTAGAGAACTTAATTTTACATTGATAGATTCTGAAAATGAAACGGATATAGATAATATGGTCAGCTGTTGTGAATCAATCCCTTTTATGGATACGAAAAGAGTCATTGTTGTCAAAAACTCCGATTTGTTTCAAACTACTAATAAAAGTCAGTCTAAAGAGCAGATGCAAAAGATAATAAACTATTTGGACTCCCCTTGTAATACAACTGTTGTAATTTTTGCACCTATGCAAGTGGATAAACGAAGCGAGTTATATAAATTTATGAAGAAAAAGTATGATATATATCAATCAGATAAACTTGATAAGGTAAAATTTTCTTCATGGGTTTCAGACAAGTTCAAAAGTAAAAATGTTATTATAGACAGTCATTCAAAGGAATACTTTATACAAAAAAGCGGATATTTATTCAAGGATTCTGAAATTACATTGCTTGATGTAGAAAGTGAAATAGATAAAATCTGCCTTAATTCCAATAACAATAATAATATAGTAAGCGTAATAGATATAGAAAAAGTAAGCAGTACAGTAAACGATAATGATGTTTTTAAATTTATAGACTATGTTTTTGCAGGAGATTTTAGAAATTCGCATTCGATGTTATATAATATTCTTGATGTGCAAAAAAATGCTATATTACTTCTATCACTTTTGGGAAGACAGCTTTCACTTTTGATAAAAATATATATACTTACAAAAGAAAAGTGTTCTAATGATACTATATCCAAAATGCTTATGTTGCATCCCTTTGTTGTAAAAAAATGCAATCTACAGCTAAAAAAATATTCATATAAAGAATTGCTGGATTTATATAATTTGTGCAGTGATATGGATTATAGAATAAAAAAAGGTCAAATAAGAGAAAATATAGGCATAGAAGTAATAGTAAGCAGAATTTGCAGAAATAAAAAATGA
- the uvrA gene encoding excinuclease ABC subunit UvrA — translation MNDKIIIKGAKEHNLKNVDLELPRNKMIVFTGLSGSGKSSLAFDTIYAEGQRRYVESLSSYARQFLGRMDKPDVEYIEGLPPAISIDQKTTSNNPRSTVGTVTEIYDYLRLLFANIGIPHCPICHNEIRQMSIQEIVDKIMLFDSKTKIQIISPIIRGKKGAHEKVIEGIKKDGYIRLKIDGQDYTVEDEIKLEKNKKHDISIVIDRLIIKDNLEKRLADSIETAVNLSDGILIVDVIGEKEIMYSTKLACPEHGIAMSDLSPAMFSFNNPMGACPTCLGLGTMSNIDINLLIPDDTLTLRQGAIDAWNTSDAAKEEGYYFKLIEALAKKNKISLDIPYKELPEDFRQKLLYGTNEIVEFSFDSKFGGSRKYKSTFEGVIPNLERRYKETPSNLIREKIEQYMVESPCPSCKGARLKEEILSVTVGEENIASVTDKSITDLIGYIDNLKLTKKESIIAGEILKEIRARATFLKDVGLEYLTLSRKAGTLSGGEAQRIRLATQIGSALVGVLYVLDEPSIGLHQRDNERLLASLRNLADIGNTLIVVEHDDDTIKSADYIVDIGPGAGTYGGEVVACGTVDEIKKSPRSITGQYLSGKKKIQVPKTRRAIEKGYINIKKASENNLKDIDVDIPLGVFTCVTGVSGSGKSTLVNEILYKSASSKLYKSKFKIGKCKSVNGLEKIDKVVDIDQSPIGRTPRSNPATYTGVFDIIRDVFAMTPESKARGYKKGRFSFNVKGGRCEACNGDGIIKLEMHFLPDVYVPCEVCDGKRYNRETLQVTYKDKSISDVLDMDVKTAIDFFDSIPRIKRKLETLIQVGLSYIKLGQPSTQLSGGEAQRIKLATELSKISTGNTLYILDEPTTGLHTDDVSKLIEVLQKLTDLGNTVVVIEHNLDVIKSCDYIIDLGPEGGVGGGTIVATGTPEEVAKVKKSYTGKFLKNML, via the coding sequence ATGAATGATAAGATTATAATAAAGGGAGCAAAGGAGCATAACCTTAAGAATGTAGACCTTGAACTTCCACGAAATAAAATGATAGTTTTCACAGGTTTGTCAGGTTCCGGAAAATCGTCTTTGGCGTTTGACACTATATATGCTGAAGGGCAAAGACGATATGTGGAGAGTTTGTCATCTTATGCAAGGCAGTTTTTGGGCAGAATGGATAAACCTGATGTTGAATATATAGAAGGTCTTCCACCTGCCATATCTATAGACCAAAAAACCACATCAAACAATCCACGTTCTACAGTAGGTACAGTTACAGAAATATATGATTATTTGAGACTGTTATTTGCCAATATCGGTATACCTCATTGTCCTATATGTCATAATGAAATAAGACAGATGAGTATACAGGAGATAGTAGACAAAATTATGCTCTTTGACAGCAAAACCAAGATACAGATAATTTCTCCTATAATAAGAGGTAAAAAAGGCGCTCATGAAAAAGTTATTGAGGGAATAAAAAAAGACGGATATATAAGATTGAAGATTGACGGTCAGGATTATACAGTAGAAGATGAAATAAAATTAGAAAAAAATAAAAAACATGATATATCAATAGTAATAGATAGGCTTATAATAAAAGATAATTTGGAAAAAAGATTGGCGGACTCAATAGAAACTGCTGTAAATTTATCTGACGGTATACTTATAGTAGATGTCATAGGAGAAAAAGAAATTATGTATTCTACTAAACTTGCATGTCCTGAGCATGGTATAGCTATGAGTGATTTATCTCCTGCTATGTTTTCATTTAACAATCCTATGGGTGCGTGTCCTACTTGTCTTGGTCTTGGAACTATGAGCAACATAGATATAAATTTGCTCATACCTGATGATACACTTACTCTCAGACAAGGTGCGATAGATGCATGGAATACATCTGATGCAGCAAAAGAAGAAGGATATTATTTTAAATTAATTGAAGCGTTGGCGAAGAAAAATAAAATTTCGCTTGATATACCATATAAAGAACTACCTGAAGATTTTAGACAAAAACTTCTATATGGAACTAATGAGATAGTAGAATTTTCATTTGACAGTAAATTTGGTGGAAGCAGAAAATACAAATCTACTTTCGAAGGTGTAATACCGAATTTGGAGAGAAGATACAAAGAAACACCATCAAATCTTATAAGAGAAAAAATTGAGCAATATATGGTGGAAAGTCCCTGTCCGAGTTGTAAAGGAGCAAGACTTAAAGAGGAAATACTTTCTGTTACAGTTGGAGAAGAAAATATTGCAAGCGTTACAGATAAATCAATAACAGATTTGATAGGATACATTGATAATTTAAAACTTACAAAAAAAGAAAGCATAATAGCCGGAGAAATATTAAAAGAAATAAGAGCAAGAGCCACATTTTTGAAAGATGTCGGACTTGAATATTTGACTTTGTCAAGAAAAGCTGGAACATTATCTGGTGGAGAAGCACAAAGAATAAGACTTGCAACACAGATAGGTTCTGCACTTGTAGGAGTATTATATGTACTTGATGAGCCTTCGATAGGATTGCACCAAAGAGATAACGAAAGATTATTGGCGTCCCTTAGAAATCTTGCTGATATTGGAAACACTCTTATCGTAGTAGAGCATGATGATGATACTATAAAATCAGCAGATTATATAGTCGATATAGGACCCGGTGCAGGAACATATGGCGGAGAAGTTGTGGCTTGTGGTACAGTTGATGAAATAAAAAAATCTCCACGCTCAATCACCGGTCAATATTTATCAGGAAAGAAAAAAATACAAGTTCCAAAAACGAGAAGAGCTATTGAAAAAGGATATATAAATATTAAAAAAGCATCTGAAAATAATTTAAAGGATATAGATGTAGATATACCTCTTGGAGTTTTCACTTGTGTGACAGGCGTGTCAGGTTCAGGAAAAAGTACATTGGTAAATGAAATATTATATAAATCAGCATCATCAAAATTATATAAAAGTAAATTTAAAATAGGCAAATGTAAATCTGTAAACGGACTTGAAAAAATTGACAAAGTAGTAGATATAGACCAGTCACCTATAGGAAGAACTCCACGTTCAAATCCTGCAACATATACAGGAGTTTTTGACATAATAAGAGATGTGTTCGCAATGACACCGGAATCAAAGGCAAGAGGTTACAAAAAAGGAAGATTTTCATTCAATGTAAAAGGTGGAAGATGTGAAGCCTGTAACGGTGACGGAATAATAAAATTGGAAATGCACTTTTTGCCGGATGTATATGTACCATGCGAAGTATGTGACGGTAAGAGATATAATAGAGAAACATTGCAAGTGACTTACAAAGATAAAAGTATATCTGACGTATTGGATATGGATGTAAAAACTGCGATAGATTTTTTTGATTCAATCCCAAGAATAAAGAGAAAATTGGAGACATTGATACAAGTAGGACTATCTTATATAAAACTTGGACAACCGTCAACACAACTCTCAGGTGGAGAAGCACAGAGAATAAAATTGGCAACCGAGCTTAGTAAAATTTCTACAGGAAATACATTGTATATACTTGACGAGCCTACTACCGGACTTCATACAGACGATGTGAGCAAGCTTATAGAAGTTTTGCAAAAATTGACTGATTTAGGCAATACTGTAGTTGTTATAGAACACAATTTAGATGTCATAAAATCTTGCGATTATATAATAGATTTAGGACCTGAAGGCGGAGTAGGTGGTGGAACGATAGTGGCTACAGGCACGCCTGAAGAAGTTGCAAAAGTAAAAAAATCATACACAGGTAAATTTTTAAAAAATATGTTGTAA
- a CDS encoding [FeFe] hydrogenase, group A — MVNLIIDGVNVSVDEGTSIMDAAKIVGINIPKLCFLKDINEIAACRVCVVEVEGIDRLVTSCNNSVEEGMIIHTDSQRVRLDRYRTVQMILSQHDCKCATCVRSGNCSLQALSNDLNIRDILYGEVLERQEWDRTFPLVRNSTKCIKCMRCIQVCDKIQSLNVWELEGTGARSTVNVSGSRTIKEADCSLCGQCITHCPVGALVERDDTERLWRAFADPNKVVVVQVAPAVRTAWAEDSNLGREAGTVNKIFEGLKKMGADYVFDTSFSADLTIMEEAYEFIDRFSNGDLKERPMFTSCCPGWVRFIKSQYPHLVKQLSTAKSPMQMFGSVMKSYFAQSIGKNPEDIVSVAIMPCLAKKGESNMELFHGEYAGHDTDLVITTREFVRMLRASHINIENLVGIEPDKLFHDYSGAGVIFGATGGVMEAALRTAYHAIMGVNCPADAFDVVRASSQETGIVEANFELNGTNLRIGVANGLGNARKLIDSVENGEKHYDFVEIMACPGGCVGGGGQPIHDGSELAFERGKNLYFIDESSTIRYSHENPDIKAIYENYFTEPNSHKAHSLLHTDHNLWEMPSAPKKNRNGYVLPAKIR; from the coding sequence ATGGTAAATTTAATAATAGATGGTGTAAATGTAAGTGTTGATGAAGGAACAAGTATAATGGATGCTGCTAAAATTGTCGGTATAAATATTCCCAAACTTTGTTTTTTGAAAGACATAAACGAGATAGCAGCATGTAGAGTGTGCGTTGTAGAAGTGGAAGGCATAGATAGATTAGTTACCTCATGCAATAATTCTGTTGAAGAGGGAATGATTATACATACTGACAGCCAAAGAGTGAGACTTGATCGTTATAGAACTGTTCAGATGATACTTTCTCAGCATGATTGTAAATGCGCAACCTGTGTTCGTTCAGGAAACTGTTCATTGCAAGCACTGTCAAATGACTTAAATATAAGGGATATTCTTTACGGAGAAGTGCTTGAAAGACAAGAGTGGGACAGAACATTTCCGCTTGTAAGAAATTCTACGAAATGTATAAAATGTATGCGCTGTATACAGGTCTGTGATAAAATTCAAAGTCTCAATGTATGGGAGCTCGAAGGAACAGGAGCAAGAAGTACCGTAAATGTTTCAGGTTCAAGAACAATAAAAGAGGCGGATTGCTCTTTATGCGGACAATGTATTACACACTGTCCTGTAGGGGCATTAGTGGAACGAGATGATACAGAAAGATTGTGGAGAGCATTTGCAGACCCTAATAAAGTAGTTGTAGTACAAGTGGCACCGGCTGTAAGAACGGCTTGGGCTGAAGACAGCAATCTTGGGAGAGAAGCAGGTACAGTAAATAAGATATTTGAAGGACTAAAAAAGATGGGAGCGGATTATGTATTTGATACATCATTTTCAGCTGATCTTACAATAATGGAAGAAGCATATGAATTTATAGACAGATTCAGTAATGGAGATCTTAAGGAAAGACCTATGTTTACTTCTTGTTGTCCGGGCTGGGTAAGATTTATAAAAAGCCAATATCCTCATTTGGTAAAACAACTTTCCACTGCAAAATCTCCTATGCAGATGTTCGGTTCAGTTATGAAATCATATTTTGCTCAAAGTATAGGTAAAAATCCTGAAGACATAGTTTCAGTTGCTATAATGCCTTGTCTTGCAAAAAAAGGAGAAAGCAATATGGAGTTATTCCATGGAGAATATGCAGGGCATGATACAGACTTAGTTATAACTACAAGAGAATTTGTAAGAATGTTAAGAGCGTCACATATAAATATTGAAAATTTAGTTGGAATAGAGCCTGATAAGTTATTCCATGATTATTCAGGCGCAGGAGTTATATTTGGAGCTACCGGAGGAGTGATGGAAGCGGCACTCAGAACAGCATACCATGCAATAATGGGAGTTAATTGCCCGGCAGACGCATTTGATGTGGTTAGAGCATCTTCACAAGAAACAGGAATAGTAGAGGCAAATTTTGAATTAAACGGTACAAATCTCAGAATAGGTGTAGCAAACGGCTTAGGAAATGCAAGAAAATTGATAGATAGTGTAGAAAATGGTGAAAAGCACTATGATTTTGTTGAAATAATGGCATGTCCCGGAGGATGTGTAGGGGGAGGAGGTCAACCCATACACGATGGAAGTGAGCTTGCATTTGAAAGAGGAAAAAATCTTTATTTTATAGATGAGAGTTCAACCATTAGATATTCTCATGAAAATCCTGATATAAAAGCTATTTATGAAAATTATTTTACAGAGCCTAATAGCCATAAAGCACATAGTCTTTTGCATACAGATCATAATTTATGGGAAATGCCTTCAGCGCCTAAGAAGAACAGAAACGGTTATGTACTTCCTGCAAAAATTAGATAA